In Macrobrachium rosenbergii isolate ZJJX-2024 chromosome 4, ASM4041242v1, whole genome shotgun sequence, one genomic interval encodes:
- the LOC136836449 gene encoding spidroin-1-like, translating to MAKRRTFGFLHSVYKGIPESLSAQSPLKHCKMTSKPIIATLAMVLFGIAAADPVAEPEAKADPGFIRGFSGGFGGFGGQGFGYGGYRGKRSPVAEPEAEPGFIQRGFGGGFGGAFGGFGGQGFGHGGYRGKRSPVAEPKAEPGFIQRGFRWRAFGGFGGQGFGHGGYRGKRSPVAEPEAEPGFIQRGFSGGFGGFGGQGFGHGGYRGKRSPVAEPEAEPGFIQRGFSGGFGGFGGQGFGHGGYRGKRSPVAEPEAEPGFIHGGFSGGFGGFGGQGFGHGGYRGKRSQ from the exons ATGGCCAAGAGAAGGACATTTGGCTTCCTTCATTCAGTATATAAGGGAATCCCCGAGTCCCTTTCAGCACAGTCGCCTCTCAAGCACTGCAAGATGACGTCCAAG ccaaTTATCGCCACCTTAGCAATGGTCCTTTTCGGGATCGCAGCAGCTGATCCTGTTGCTGAACCCGAGGCCAAAGCTGATCCTGGATTCATTAGAGGATTtagtggaggatttggtggatttggaggcCAAGGATTCGGATATGGAGGCTACCGaggaaagaggagcccagtagctgaaCCCGAAGCTGAACCTGGATTTATTCAACGTGGAtttggaggaggatttggaggagcatttggaggatttggaggccaAGGATTCGGACATGGAGgctaccgtggaaagaggagcccagtagctgaaCCCAAAGCTGAGCCTGGATTTATTCAACGTGGATTTAGGTGGAGGgcatttggaggatttggaggccaAGGATTCGGACATGGAGgctaccgtggaaagaggagcccagtagctgaaCCCGAAGCTGAGCCTGGATTTATTCAACGTGGATTtagtggaggatttggaggatttggaggccaAGGATTCGGACATGGAGgctaccgtggaaagaggagcccagtagctgaaCCCGAAGCTGAACCTGGATTTATTCAACGTGGATTtagtggaggatttggaggatttggaggccaAGGATTCGGACATGGAGgctaccgtggaaagaggagcccagtagctgaaCCCGAAGCTGAGCCTGGATTTATTCATGGTGGATTtagtggaggatttggaggatttggaggccaAGGATTCGGACATGGAGgctaccgtggaaagaggagTCAGTAG
- the LOC136838253 gene encoding ctenidin-3-like, producing the protein MMSKTFIATLAVVLFGIVAAGPVAEPEAEPGFIHGGFGGGFGGFGGQGFGHGGYRGKRSPVAEPEAEPGFIQRGFGGGLGGFGGQGFGHGGYRGKRSPVAEPEAEPGFIHGGFGGGFGGFGGQGFGYGGYRGKRSPVAEPEAEPGFIQSGFGGFGGGFGHFGGGRYYG; encoded by the exons ATGATGTCTAAG ACGTTTATCGCCACCTTAGCCGTGGTCCTTTTCGGGATAGTAGCAGCTGGTCCTGTTGCTGAACCCGAAGCTGAGCCTGGATTTATTCATggtggatttggtggaggatttggtggatttggaggcCAAGGATTCGGACATGGAGGCTACCGTGGAAAAAGGAGTCCAGTAGCTGAACCCGAAGCTGAACCTGGATTTATTCAACGTGGATTTGGAGGAGGATTAGGTGGATTTGGAGGCCAAGGATTCGGACATGGAGgctaccgtggaaagaggagcccagtagctgaacccgaagctgagcctggatttattcatggtggatttggaggaggatttggtggatttggaggccaaggattcggatatggaggctaccgtggaaagaggagcccagtagcAGAACCTGAAGCTGAGCCTGGATTTATCCAAAgtggatttggtggatttggtggaggatttggtcATTTTGGAGGAGGCAGATATTATGgctaa